The following are encoded together in the uncultured Sphaerochaeta sp. genome:
- a CDS encoding ABC transporter substrate-binding protein: MKLYKWIVPLLMILLVACGTKAHSSQAGSEMTVVALTSSLAELWILSGGDVAASTDEAFQEHPINLGENCINLGTVKDPSIEQILSLDPDLVLLSSLIPSHQGIKGQLESYQIPCKSFDLDTLEHYLEALRWCSKKTGNDDAYWTHGKETATRTASIISSFSLPQEERVLLLRAHSTKVKALDEHSLVGAMLRDLEIETLSDQYPSLLDQLSWEIILKEDPTLILVVPMGDVSVAEAQVQTLISDNPILSNVQAIRTGDVHLLPKALFGYKPNNRWDESYAYLTSLF, translated from the coding sequence ATGAAACTGTATAAGTGGATAGTGCCTTTACTCATGATACTGCTTGTCGCATGCGGTACCAAGGCGCACTCCAGCCAAGCAGGGAGTGAGATGACGGTGGTTGCTCTCACCTCTTCCTTGGCTGAACTCTGGATCCTCTCAGGAGGGGATGTTGCGGCTTCAACTGATGAGGCTTTTCAGGAACATCCCATAAACTTAGGTGAGAATTGCATCAATCTGGGTACAGTTAAGGACCCCAGCATCGAACAAATCCTCTCCCTCGACCCGGATTTAGTCTTGCTCTCCTCACTGATTCCAAGTCATCAAGGCATCAAGGGTCAGCTAGAATCGTACCAGATACCATGCAAATCCTTCGACCTTGATACACTGGAACACTATCTGGAAGCCTTGCGTTGGTGTAGCAAGAAAACAGGAAATGATGATGCCTACTGGACTCATGGCAAGGAGACTGCAACACGCACTGCGTCAATCATCTCATCGTTTTCCCTTCCTCAAGAAGAGCGAGTTCTCCTGCTCAGAGCCCATAGCACCAAGGTAAAAGCGCTTGACGAACATTCCCTGGTAGGGGCCATGCTTCGGGACCTGGAGATAGAGACTCTCTCTGACCAATATCCATCCCTTCTTGATCAACTGAGCTGGGAGATTATCCTGAAAGAGGACCCTACACTGATTCTGGTTGTCCCCATGGGTGATGTATCGGTAGCAGAAGCTCAGGTACAGACCTTGATCAGTGACAATCCGATTCTCTCCAACGTGCAGGCAATCAGGACTGGAGATGTACATCTACTACCAAAAGCACTCTTCGGTTATAAACCAAACAATCGCTGGGATGAAAGTTATGCATATCTTACCTCACTCTTCTAA
- a CDS encoding ABC transporter ATP-binding protein encodes MLEAQHLCGGYPGKTVLEDISLSFSKGELIAVLGLNGSGKSTLLKILAGLLEKKQGTLLLDGKPLDDYAPRHLGRLIAYHGQRHEIPDMNTRTLLAHSRYPYQGFVRRLEERDYKAIEHASKRMQLQNVLDTPLKHLSGGYQQRSFLAMTLAREAEYLLFDEPDAHLDISQMYMVHKLLQDLATEGHCVVASLHDLSEALRIATRIILIDQKTVAFDGKPEHAVACGILEKTFGVAINTYGSFYRFSLR; translated from the coding sequence ATGCTTGAAGCCCAACACCTTTGTGGAGGATACCCTGGAAAAACGGTTCTCGAGGACATTTCTCTCTCCTTTAGTAAAGGAGAATTGATAGCAGTACTGGGATTAAATGGAAGTGGGAAATCTACACTCCTGAAGATCCTTGCCGGTCTGCTGGAGAAAAAACAGGGAACCTTGCTTCTGGACGGGAAGCCTCTAGATGACTATGCACCAAGGCATTTGGGCAGACTGATTGCATACCATGGGCAACGTCATGAAATTCCAGATATGAATACCAGAACCCTGCTCGCTCACAGCAGGTATCCCTATCAAGGATTCGTAAGGAGACTTGAAGAGAGAGATTATAAGGCCATCGAGCATGCAAGCAAGAGAATGCAACTCCAAAACGTGCTGGACACCCCGCTTAAGCACTTGAGCGGAGGATATCAGCAACGCTCATTTCTCGCGATGACCCTTGCCAGGGAAGCCGAATATCTCCTTTTTGATGAGCCGGATGCCCACCTTGATATCTCACAGATGTATATGGTTCACAAACTCCTGCAGGACCTGGCAACTGAGGGACACTGCGTTGTGGCTTCCCTACATGATCTCTCAGAAGCCTTGAGGATTGCAACCAGGATCATCCTTATTGATCAGAAAACGGTCGCATTTGATGGAAAACCCGAACATGCAGTTGCCTGTGGAATCCTGGAAAAAACCTTTGGGGTGGCCATCAACACGTATGGTAGCTTTTACCGGTTTTCACTGCGTTGA
- a CDS encoding YicC/YloC family endoribonuclease, which produces MNSMTGYGFSESVCEKFHLAVELKSYNNRYLDINHNIPYYLSPFEIEIDNRVKAVAKRGHVEVNIRIKNLVSDVQLTVDPTAVKRYSDAFAQIAALSAKALKPQLSDYLGSEGVLSSVRESDSEQYRLLLFSTLEEALSQLAESKQREGNSTKADLKRLGEVIQTGLAVVSSHADELEELVKTNLRSRFEEMLGDQNYDENRILSEVAVMLVKYSVSEEIKRLAIHLKEYFSFLEETEPVGKRLDFLCQEMNREINTIGSKSQMVALNIQVVRMKDGLENIREQVRNIE; this is translated from the coding sequence ATGAACAGCATGACAGGATACGGATTCTCTGAATCCGTGTGCGAGAAATTCCATCTCGCGGTCGAATTGAAGTCATACAACAACCGATATCTCGATATCAATCACAATATTCCATACTACCTCTCTCCCTTTGAGATCGAGATTGACAATAGGGTGAAAGCCGTTGCAAAACGTGGTCATGTTGAGGTGAATATTCGGATCAAGAATCTGGTCAGTGATGTTCAACTCACGGTCGACCCTACTGCTGTCAAGCGATACAGCGATGCGTTTGCCCAGATTGCAGCACTCTCAGCCAAGGCACTTAAACCTCAGCTCTCAGACTATCTTGGGAGTGAAGGGGTTCTCTCCAGTGTACGGGAGAGTGATAGTGAGCAGTATCGGCTCCTGCTTTTCTCCACTTTGGAAGAGGCGCTCAGCCAACTCGCAGAGAGCAAGCAACGGGAAGGTAATTCCACTAAAGCTGACCTGAAAAGGTTGGGAGAGGTTATCCAGACAGGACTGGCTGTAGTAAGCAGTCATGCCGATGAACTGGAAGAGTTAGTCAAAACGAACCTGAGAAGTCGTTTTGAGGAGATGCTGGGAGACCAGAACTATGATGAAAATCGCATTCTCAGTGAAGTGGCGGTAATGCTGGTCAAGTATTCGGTGAGTGAGGAAATAAAGCGCCTCGCCATCCACTTGAAGGAGTACTTCTCTTTCCTTGAGGAAACAGAGCCTGTGGGCAAGCGACTCGATTTTCTCTGTCAGGAGATGAATCGGGAGATAAACACCATCGGAAGCAAGAGCCAGATGGTTGCATTGAACATCCAAGTGGTCAGGATGAAAGATGGGTTGGAAAATATCCGGGAACAAGTCCGTAATATCGAGTAA
- the amrB gene encoding AmmeMemoRadiSam system protein B, giving the protein MSMLDSIHHTFFYPENQESLSLATAKREADAYLRSLPSAILIPHAAYQFSLEALHRSFSVAGKLNPSLIVFLGPLHQEVLEADAPAFLFTSRMEGISIAGVEHHFATTLIKDLTTSHAPFFAQEDSYLTEEPALELTLPMIHSYFPDVPVLPILASSCTSEQIQTYHTLLESVARREKDVLFIVSANANALLPSPQAEEDARTFISRLKTGASLLENKRGERISSCNSSSLEALRKLTVLSGKWTMCGYFDKQGELPEIKEHYDMKEKHVWHISAYQGETNA; this is encoded by the coding sequence ATGAGCATGCTTGACAGTATCCACCATACATTCTTCTACCCTGAGAATCAGGAATCACTCTCCCTTGCAACGGCAAAGAGGGAAGCAGATGCTTATCTGCGCTCTCTTCCCTCGGCAATCCTGATACCTCATGCAGCCTACCAGTTTTCATTGGAGGCTTTGCATAGAAGCTTTTCAGTTGCAGGAAAATTGAACCCCTCCTTGATTGTTTTCCTTGGCCCCTTGCATCAGGAAGTGCTGGAAGCAGATGCTCCAGCTTTCTTGTTCACCAGCAGGATGGAAGGGATATCAATAGCTGGGGTGGAACATCACTTTGCTACTACCTTGATCAAGGATCTTACTACCTCCCATGCTCCTTTCTTTGCTCAAGAAGATAGCTACCTGACAGAGGAACCTGCTCTTGAGCTGACACTTCCTATGATTCACAGCTATTTCCCTGATGTCCCGGTACTCCCCATTCTTGCTTCCTCATGTACGAGCGAACAAATTCAAACCTACCATACGCTTCTTGAGTCTGTGGCAAGGAGAGAGAAGGACGTGCTGTTCATCGTTTCGGCCAATGCAAATGCACTCCTGCCATCCCCGCAAGCGGAGGAAGATGCAAGAACTTTCATTTCCCGTCTGAAGACAGGTGCAAGTCTTTTGGAAAACAAGCGAGGAGAGAGAATAAGCAGTTGCAATAGCTCGAGCCTGGAAGCACTACGCAAACTGACCGTTCTCTCTGGGAAATGGACGATGTGTGGATACTTTGACAAGCAAGGCGAACTACCAGAGATCAAGGAACATTACGATATGAAGGAAAAACATGTTTGGCACATCAGTGCATATCAAGGAGAAACGAATGCATAA
- a CDS encoding NFACT family protein, with product MSRTGVPMSLNWREIALILEELPLLGSSLQRTTQHDFHSLSWHFYHPEAGRWTLYTEVGTPFSRLHELKKPISANQMGKTAKLQRFIQFCRANLEGAKVESVYQQPFDRVVLLRMDNHGTILNLYLRFYSGPGANMLVTDEHDILLDLLYRRPGREEQSGQPFVLPEPKTEEGKTFLVRERTGDSFNKQIEEAYGEQSNTLTREELVGRVERKMERELKSLNTTLSSLIRTSWNTENYIHFKKFGDLLSTNQHLLKGTLDEITLEDWETGEMLTIPLDDKILSRENIHLYYEKYQKAKKTHENALGEVEKTKALIAQREAHYLALLDPNRDQLQAIRSLTKELEESSRSEPQKKQSPGLTLQSGTFTLLVGRNAKENDELLRHYVKGNDYWMHTRDVPGGYVFIKYVRGKSVPLEVLLDAANLALVFSKAKNQGRADLYYTQVKHLRRAKGGKTGLVLPTQEKNLTVTLDEGRLSRLLLGHEHA from the coding sequence ATGAGCAGGACTGGAGTTCCCATGAGTCTCAACTGGCGTGAGATAGCGCTCATCCTAGAGGAGCTACCGCTGTTGGGTAGTTCCCTGCAACGCACTACCCAACATGACTTCCACTCGCTCAGCTGGCACTTCTATCATCCTGAGGCAGGAAGGTGGACACTGTATACCGAGGTAGGCACCCCTTTCAGCCGACTCCATGAACTTAAGAAACCCATTAGCGCAAACCAAATGGGAAAGACAGCAAAGCTACAGCGTTTCATACAGTTCTGTCGAGCGAATCTTGAGGGAGCAAAGGTTGAATCAGTTTATCAACAACCCTTTGACAGGGTTGTACTTCTACGCATGGACAACCATGGCACGATACTGAATCTCTATCTTCGCTTCTACAGCGGGCCAGGAGCAAATATGCTGGTCACTGATGAGCATGACATCCTCCTTGACCTGCTGTATAGGCGTCCTGGAAGAGAGGAGCAGAGTGGGCAACCCTTCGTACTCCCCGAGCCGAAAACGGAAGAGGGAAAAACGTTTCTTGTCAGAGAGAGAACCGGCGATTCCTTCAATAAGCAGATTGAGGAAGCGTACGGTGAGCAGAGCAATACACTCACCCGGGAAGAGCTGGTTGGACGCGTTGAGCGCAAAATGGAACGAGAGCTCAAAAGCCTGAATACCACACTCAGCAGTCTCATACGCACCAGTTGGAACACCGAGAATTACATACATTTCAAAAAGTTCGGCGATCTTCTCAGTACAAACCAGCATCTACTCAAAGGAACACTGGATGAGATAACCCTGGAAGACTGGGAGACGGGAGAAATGCTAACCATACCTCTGGATGACAAAATCCTCTCTCGCGAGAATATTCATCTCTACTATGAGAAATATCAGAAAGCCAAGAAGACTCATGAGAATGCCTTGGGAGAGGTTGAGAAAACCAAAGCGCTCATTGCGCAGAGAGAAGCACACTATCTGGCACTACTCGATCCAAACCGTGACCAATTACAGGCGATCAGGAGCCTGACGAAGGAACTTGAAGAGAGCTCTAGGAGTGAACCACAAAAGAAACAGAGTCCTGGCCTCACCCTTCAAAGTGGTACTTTCACCCTGCTTGTTGGCCGAAATGCCAAGGAAAACGATGAATTACTCCGTCACTATGTGAAGGGAAATGACTACTGGATGCACACCCGCGATGTCCCTGGAGGGTATGTATTCATCAAGTACGTCAGGGGAAAGAGTGTTCCTTTGGAGGTCCTGCTTGATGCAGCAAACCTCGCGCTTGTCTTCAGCAAGGCAAAAAACCAGGGTCGTGCAGATCTGTACTATACCCAGGTAAAACACCTGAGAAGGGCAAAGGGAGGAAAAACCGGGTTGGTCCTCCCCACCCAGGAGAAAAACTTGACAGTTACACTGGACGAAGGGAGACTTTCAAGATTACTTTTAGGACATGAGCATGCTTGA
- a CDS encoding iron ABC transporter permease: MHILPHSSKGKFTGLFALALAGVCYSLCKGAIPLSPGELLSGLTSSIASGGSLSMIMHLRMVRIASALLCGSALSLSGSLLQQTLNNPMAGPSLLGINASAALSVMLGMLLFPSLAKLLPLFSSVGALVGSLIVFSLASMYRFSRLTLILSGIALSTVLGAISDTLLTIFPDLATVKVDFLVGSFAHITSAQLSLLSPLLLIAMFIACLMGRPLTMLSLGDECATSLGLRVNRVRLLLLALSAVLSALAISLCGLVGFLGLLVPHIARRIIPPHETFHLPYTALLGGCIALFADTTARLVFAPYELPVGIVLSALGGPSFLVVLIRHRKGARYA; this comes from the coding sequence ATGCATATCTTACCTCACTCTTCTAAAGGAAAATTTACTGGACTGTTCGCTCTCGCTTTAGCTGGTGTATGTTATTCGCTTTGCAAGGGAGCTATTCCTCTCTCTCCAGGGGAGTTGCTCTCTGGGTTGACATCCAGTATCGCAAGTGGAGGAAGCCTTTCCATGATCATGCATCTTCGCATGGTTCGTATAGCCTCCGCACTGCTTTGTGGCAGTGCACTCTCCCTCTCTGGTTCCTTATTGCAACAGACCCTGAACAACCCCATGGCCGGGCCAAGCCTCTTGGGTATCAACGCATCAGCGGCTCTGTCGGTGATGCTCGGTATGCTCCTCTTTCCTTCTCTTGCAAAGCTCTTGCCGTTATTCTCTTCAGTTGGTGCACTCGTTGGCAGCTTGATCGTGTTTTCCCTTGCATCCATGTATCGATTCAGCCGACTTACCCTCATACTCAGTGGTATTGCCTTATCTACAGTCCTTGGTGCTATCAGCGACACCTTACTGACTATCTTTCCAGACCTGGCGACCGTGAAAGTTGACTTCCTTGTTGGTTCTTTTGCTCATATCACTTCAGCGCAACTTTCCTTGCTCTCTCCCCTCTTACTGATAGCCATGTTCATAGCCTGCCTGATGGGCCGTCCGCTGACGATGCTCAGTCTTGGCGATGAGTGTGCAACATCGCTTGGCCTCAGGGTCAATCGGGTACGTCTCTTGCTCTTGGCTTTAAGCGCAGTACTTAGTGCACTTGCGATCAGTTTATGTGGGCTGGTAGGATTTCTTGGGCTGTTGGTACCCCACATTGCCAGAAGAATAATACCACCCCACGAAACTTTCCACCTTCCCTACACTGCCTTACTAGGCGGGTGCATTGCCCTCTTCGCTGATACCACTGCCCGATTGGTATTCGCACCCTATGAACTACCGGTAGGCATTGTACTCTCTGCTCTGGGGGGACCAAGCTTCCTGGTAGTCTTGATCAGACACAGAAAAGGAGCCAGGTATGCTTGA
- the miaA gene encoding tRNA (adenosine(37)-N6)-dimethylallyltransferase MiaA, giving the protein MKSISKSLTSSKAFSRIIFLFGPTGVGKTELLLDLDPQRFSVINADSIQVYRHLDIGSAKASKEVQNAIAHHLIDVQDPWEQFSVGDFITYADEACEKIHREGKIPVISGGTAYYFKHFLYGLSEAPPSDECIRSQVFAEIEAKGNEWAYTRLGEVDPISAERIHPSDMYRVSRALEVYEASGKPLSSFSLPTVPRNGMKPLVIGLVRDSALLRSRLSLRIKMMFAEGLEDEIRSLLRLGAESSWPGLQGIGYKEFFQAMEHGEWSRSIIADQIERNSRFYAKRQMTFFKSFSEVMWMDPADKGSILTEIEQYCCS; this is encoded by the coding sequence GTGAAATCCATTTCGAAGAGTCTGACGAGTAGCAAAGCTTTCAGCCGTATTATTTTTCTCTTCGGTCCTACGGGGGTCGGAAAAACAGAACTTCTGCTGGATCTCGATCCGCAGAGGTTTTCTGTTATCAACGCAGACTCCATCCAGGTTTACCGACATCTGGACATAGGTTCTGCAAAGGCTTCCAAGGAAGTACAGAATGCGATTGCTCACCATCTCATTGATGTGCAGGACCCATGGGAACAGTTCAGTGTAGGTGATTTCATCACCTATGCAGATGAGGCATGTGAGAAGATCCATCGGGAGGGGAAAATCCCCGTCATCAGTGGTGGAACTGCCTATTACTTCAAACATTTCCTCTATGGCCTCAGTGAGGCCCCTCCCAGTGATGAGTGCATTCGATCCCAAGTATTTGCAGAAATTGAAGCGAAGGGAAATGAGTGGGCGTATACACGTCTTGGTGAAGTGGACCCCATCTCTGCTGAACGAATCCATCCCAGTGACATGTACCGGGTGAGCAGGGCCCTGGAAGTCTATGAGGCGAGTGGTAAACCCCTGAGCAGCTTTTCTCTCCCCACTGTTCCCAGAAATGGTATGAAGCCGCTTGTCATTGGCTTGGTTCGCGACAGTGCTCTTCTTCGCAGCAGGCTTAGCCTGAGGATCAAGATGATGTTCGCCGAGGGCCTGGAGGATGAAATTCGTTCTCTTTTAAGGTTGGGAGCTGAAAGTTCATGGCCTGGATTACAAGGTATCGGCTACAAGGAGTTCTTTCAGGCAATGGAACATGGCGAGTGGTCTCGTTCCATCATTGCCGACCAGATAGAGAGAAACAGCCGCTTCTATGCGAAGCGACAGATGACATTTTTTAAAAGTTTTTCAGAAGTAATGTGGATGGATCCCGCTGATAAGGGATCAATACTTACTGAGATTGAGCAGTATTGCTGTTCTTGA
- a CDS encoding (d)CMP kinase translates to MVRIAISGKSGCGNTTVSSKVAQALGFEMINFTFRNLSEEKGIDFWQFCKLAEESDEYDLEVDRRQVEMALSREHCVLGSRLAIWMLKEADLKIYLTATTEERARRITEREGGSYEKRLDQTKMRDANDSARYLRLYDINNSDTSVADLVIDTTELQSDEVAKIIIEEARKRETQ, encoded by the coding sequence ATGGTGCGTATAGCAATCAGTGGAAAGAGCGGCTGTGGGAATACCACGGTTTCCAGCAAGGTAGCCCAGGCATTGGGATTCGAGATGATCAACTTCACATTCCGAAACCTCAGTGAGGAGAAGGGGATTGATTTTTGGCAGTTCTGCAAATTGGCAGAGGAGAGTGATGAATATGACCTGGAGGTAGACCGCCGACAGGTGGAAATGGCACTTTCTCGGGAACATTGCGTACTGGGCAGCCGTTTGGCAATCTGGATGCTCAAGGAAGCTGACTTGAAAATCTATCTTACTGCCACTACTGAAGAGCGTGCAAGACGCATTACCGAACGTGAAGGCGGTTCATATGAGAAACGTCTCGATCAGACAAAGATGCGTGATGCCAATGACAGTGCGCGTTATCTCAGGCTGTACGATATTAACAATAGCGACACATCAGTTGCCGACCTGGTAATCGATACCACCGAGTTACAGTCGGATGAAGTAGCAAAAATCATTATAGAAGAGGCAAGGAAGCGTGAAACACAATAA
- a CDS encoding cyanophycin synthetase, protein MQISSFEDVIRFTEQFTNLEKQTSHYTTRTYRLDRMHNLLAHLGNPEQAFKKIHLAGSKGKGSTASYLASALTAMGYKTGLYLSPHLVDYRERFTLSGTFFDDSLLIATGQELAHSIEGFTFRDEWGETNPTTFELFTAYAYLLFKNSGCSWAIIETGLGGRLDATNTIIPEASVLCPIELEHTKILGSTIREIATEKSKIIKRGVPVFIGLEEGEALEVFLKEAKEQQSTPYLLKEHLGSLTSSTTSEGEQVRYRWKNGQEEQLCLSMRGLVQAQNSALAMLVLKTLNLFDQAMLPAIESNQIPGRFQQLSRDPCLYVDGAHTTRSLQALLSSFSSLHPTKENTVIFGALEDKDHTHMLSLLLDHFQKIIISMPGTFKKSDINQLHELLLELASKRDKKYEILLIKDNLSALKEALSRTAKDGAILTCGSFYLAGGIASAYEQDWSSHESQLA, encoded by the coding sequence ATGCAAATTTCCAGCTTTGAAGATGTAATCCGCTTCACCGAGCAGTTCACCAACCTCGAGAAGCAGACGTCCCACTACACCACTCGCACCTATCGGCTTGACAGGATGCACAACCTGTTGGCCCACTTGGGCAACCCTGAGCAGGCTTTCAAGAAAATTCATCTTGCAGGGTCAAAAGGGAAGGGTTCAACAGCAAGCTATCTGGCAAGTGCCCTGACTGCCATGGGTTATAAAACAGGCTTATACCTCTCTCCTCACCTGGTTGATTACCGGGAGCGGTTCACGTTAAGTGGAACCTTCTTTGACGATTCATTGCTCATTGCAACAGGTCAGGAGTTGGCACACAGTATTGAGGGATTCACCTTCCGCGATGAGTGGGGGGAGACCAACCCCACCACATTTGAACTCTTCACCGCCTATGCCTATCTGCTCTTCAAGAACAGTGGCTGCAGCTGGGCGATTATTGAGACCGGCCTCGGTGGGCGTCTTGATGCAACCAATACCATCATCCCTGAGGCGAGTGTTCTCTGCCCCATTGAGCTGGAGCATACCAAGATTCTCGGCTCTACCATTAGGGAAATTGCCACAGAGAAGAGCAAGATCATCAAGAGAGGGGTACCTGTATTCATTGGCCTCGAAGAAGGTGAAGCATTGGAAGTCTTCCTCAAGGAAGCAAAGGAACAACAAAGCACTCCATACCTACTCAAGGAACATCTGGGCTCCCTTACAAGCAGCACCACCAGTGAAGGGGAACAGGTCCGCTACCGGTGGAAGAATGGGCAGGAGGAGCAACTCTGCCTTTCCATGCGAGGATTGGTCCAAGCACAGAATAGCGCTCTGGCCATGCTTGTCTTGAAGACACTCAATCTCTTTGACCAAGCGATGCTTCCAGCCATCGAATCAAACCAGATACCAGGGCGATTCCAACAGCTCTCAAGAGATCCCTGCCTCTATGTCGATGGTGCGCACACCACCCGCTCCTTGCAGGCCCTACTCTCATCCTTCTCCAGCCTGCATCCAACCAAGGAAAATACGGTCATTTTCGGAGCACTGGAAGACAAGGATCATACCCACATGCTCTCACTGCTGCTCGACCATTTTCAGAAAATCATCATCAGCATGCCAGGTACGTTCAAGAAAAGTGATATCAATCAATTACATGAGCTTCTCTTGGAGCTTGCCTCCAAGCGGGACAAAAAGTACGAAATTCTTTTAATCAAGGACAATCTCTCAGCATTGAAGGAAGCACTTTCACGTACGGCAAAGGATGGGGCTATCCTTACCTGTGGATCATTCTACCTTGCCGGAGGTATAGCATCTGCCTATGAGCAGGACTGGAGTTCCCATGAGTCTCAACTGGCGTGA
- a CDS encoding Mur ligase domain-containing protein, with the protein MQIKETHLFLVGIKGTGMSSLALLLQHWGVSVCGCDTSEIFSIDAVLNDAGIVIYEGFDTSLLPPDADGVIFSSAYSESLPILQEARKRSIPLYSYPQYLAYLSRQQDSYAVAGTHGKTTTCSVATHLLKHACDGRFPFYAIYGAPQEDVAGGRECALFEACEYQDHFHSYKLRGVLITSVEYDHPDYFSSKEHVMRSFETLVDNLQGGGFLIYCSDDPGASAIGSYAKKTRPDLSILNYGFSSDGPFRIEKGTDDTYRLALLKDISFSVTSKAKALVDDHVGALVLSLAMLLDRSEPKLYGEDKGPLTDEVLPTLASLFLPHLASYQGCKGRTEELFRDGEVIYLDDYAHHPSEIKTSLEELRLRYPGYPLLVIFSAHTASRTFALLNEFAEVLAQCDQLILQSTYASARKDGSKTDDPALILFSLLRKSIGDGVAYAPSDEAATEIAAAWLQERWLCITMGAGNNRSLGPKIAERRRSLQ; encoded by the coding sequence ATGCAGATAAAGGAAACTCACTTGTTCTTGGTAGGCATCAAAGGGACTGGCATGTCCAGTCTGGCATTGTTGCTCCAGCACTGGGGGGTCTCCGTCTGTGGCTGCGACACCTCTGAGATATTCAGCATTGATGCTGTACTCAACGATGCAGGCATTGTGATATACGAAGGGTTCGATACGTCATTGCTCCCCCCTGATGCAGACGGGGTAATCTTCAGTAGCGCCTACAGTGAATCGCTTCCGATTCTCCAGGAAGCGCGCAAACGTTCCATTCCCCTCTATTCCTATCCTCAATATCTGGCATATCTCAGCAGACAACAGGATAGCTATGCTGTTGCCGGAACACACGGCAAGACAACCACGTGTTCGGTTGCCACCCATCTGCTTAAGCATGCATGTGATGGGCGATTCCCCTTTTATGCTATCTATGGAGCCCCACAGGAAGATGTGGCAGGGGGAAGGGAGTGTGCACTCTTTGAAGCGTGTGAGTATCAGGACCACTTTCACTCCTACAAGCTACGTGGCGTGTTGATTACCTCGGTAGAATATGACCATCCTGACTATTTCTCTTCCAAGGAGCATGTCATGAGAAGCTTTGAGACCCTTGTCGATAACCTGCAGGGTGGTGGCTTCCTGATCTATTGCAGTGATGATCCTGGTGCAAGTGCAATTGGCTCCTATGCAAAGAAAACACGCCCTGATCTGAGTATACTCAACTATGGATTTTCCTCAGACGGACCCTTCAGGATAGAGAAGGGTACAGACGATACGTATAGGCTTGCCTTGCTTAAGGATATTTCCTTTTCTGTAACCAGCAAAGCAAAAGCACTGGTGGATGACCATGTGGGAGCATTGGTACTCTCCCTTGCCATGCTGCTTGACCGAAGCGAACCCAAACTCTATGGAGAAGACAAGGGACCCCTTACAGATGAGGTATTGCCCACCCTTGCCTCCCTTTTCTTGCCTCATCTTGCCAGTTATCAAGGATGCAAGGGAAGGACTGAGGAGCTGTTCAGAGATGGGGAAGTCATCTACCTCGATGACTATGCCCATCATCCCAGTGAGATCAAGACTTCCCTGGAAGAGCTTCGTCTTCGCTATCCTGGATATCCACTTCTGGTGATCTTCTCTGCACATACGGCAAGTAGGACCTTTGCCTTGTTGAATGAGTTTGCTGAAGTGCTTGCCCAATGTGACCAGCTTATACTCCAGAGTACCTATGCATCAGCTAGAAAAGATGGTTCAAAAACTGACGACCCTGCTTTGATATTGTTCTCCCTGCTCAGGAAATCCATTGGGGATGGGGTGGCCTATGCACCAAGTGATGAAGCAGCCACGGAGATAGCAGCCGCTTGGTTGCAAGAGCGATGGTTGTGTATTACCATGGGTGCTGGTAATAACCGGTCCCTTGGACCGAAAATTGCCGAAAGGCGAAGGAGTCTCCAATGA